Proteins from a genomic interval of Schaalia odontolytica:
- a CDS encoding sensor histidine kinase has translation MRARAVRMIVSVVAVVCVLMGLPGAFFASASVWASEQRSLEVQSQLIVHSIDRRRAAGEDTDATVLASLVSEQAKSRGGTLAYRIKIPDANLVTGGNAISGRTVTAVASSPSGVSVQLTSSASGALRRIAWVCALFGGGMALSTAIGWLMARSLSRDLSAPLIYLAAQAEQIGSGGVRARMESSGIEEIDLVSEELARTGERMAGRLAAERQAAADASHQLRTPLTALSMRLEEIELISSEEDVRAEARTCLEQVERMTNVVTELLDVSKRSSGQTEAIHILEVFNTAREEWEDQFEAAGRSLIFLDEAERPILADAGKLGQVLATLIENSLRYGDGATHVWAHAGSSKRGVVIEVSDEGEGIDESLAPDIFEKGVSGHGSTGIGLALAHDLAQAMGGRLELKTRRPPVFTVSVAAIPASLDPDRVMPEGPLMSMGRRSRRF, from the coding sequence ATGCGCGCACGCGCGGTGAGGATGATCGTCTCCGTCGTCGCCGTCGTGTGCGTGCTGATGGGTTTGCCCGGAGCGTTCTTTGCCTCGGCCTCGGTGTGGGCCTCCGAGCAGCGGAGCCTGGAGGTTCAATCGCAGCTGATCGTCCACAGCATCGACCGGCGCAGGGCCGCCGGAGAAGACACTGATGCGACGGTCCTGGCCTCGCTCGTCTCGGAGCAGGCCAAGAGCCGCGGCGGCACGCTCGCCTATCGGATCAAGATACCCGATGCGAACCTGGTGACGGGCGGGAATGCGATCTCGGGGCGAACCGTCACGGCCGTTGCATCCTCGCCCAGCGGCGTCTCCGTCCAGCTGACCTCCTCCGCCTCGGGTGCCCTTCGTCGAATCGCGTGGGTGTGTGCCCTCTTCGGCGGTGGAATGGCGCTGTCAACGGCGATTGGCTGGCTCATGGCGCGCTCGCTCTCGCGTGACCTCTCCGCCCCCCTCATCTACCTGGCGGCCCAGGCCGAACAGATCGGCTCCGGCGGCGTTCGGGCTCGGATGGAAAGCTCGGGCATCGAAGAGATCGATCTTGTCTCCGAGGAACTGGCGCGCACCGGTGAACGCATGGCCGGACGCCTGGCCGCCGAACGCCAAGCGGCTGCCGACGCCTCCCACCAGCTGCGGACCCCCCTCACCGCCCTGTCGATGCGCCTGGAGGAGATCGAGTTGATCTCCTCGGAGGAGGACGTGCGCGCGGAAGCCCGCACGTGCCTGGAACAGGTTGAGCGCATGACCAACGTCGTCACCGAGCTCCTGGACGTGTCCAAGCGGAGCAGCGGACAGACCGAGGCGATCCACATCCTCGAGGTCTTCAACACCGCACGCGAGGAGTGGGAGGATCAATTCGAGGCTGCGGGCAGGTCCCTCATCTTCCTCGACGAGGCCGAGCGACCGATCCTGGCCGACGCGGGCAAGCTCGGACAGGTTCTGGCGACACTCATCGAGAACTCCCTGAGATACGGCGACGGGGCGACCCATGTGTGGGCGCACGCCGGATCATCCAAGCGCGGCGTGGTCATCGAGGTCAGCGATGAGGGAGAAGGCATCGATGAGAGCCTCGCCCCCGACATCTTTGAAAAAGGCGTGTCCGGCCACGGGTCGACGGGCATCGGCCTGGCCCTCGCGCACGACCTGGCTCAGGCGATGGGCGGACGCCTGGAGCTCAAGACACGCCGTCCCCCCGTCTTCACGGTCTCCGTCGCCGCGATCCCCGCCTCCCTGGATCCCGACCGCGTCATGCCCGAGGGCCCCCTCATGTCGATGGGACGCAGGTCGCGCCGCTTCTAG
- a CDS encoding response regulator transcription factor — translation MTTVLLVEDDPAISEPLARALGREGYDVRAHATGGQALADARGVDLVVLDLGLPDIDGLDVARELRASGNRVPILILTARTDEVDMVVGLDAGADDYVTKPFRLAELLARVRALLRRQTSEPAEGELRAQDIRMDVAAHRAFAGDTELSLTAKEFDLLRVLLREAGSVVARETLMREVWGSDPTGSTKTLDMHVSWLRRKLGDDATDPHYITTVRGMGFRFESAR, via the coding sequence GTGACTACAGTTCTCCTCGTTGAAGACGATCCGGCCATCTCCGAGCCCCTCGCACGGGCGCTGGGCAGGGAAGGCTACGACGTGCGCGCCCACGCGACGGGTGGCCAGGCCCTGGCCGACGCGCGCGGCGTCGACCTGGTCGTCCTGGACCTCGGGCTGCCCGACATCGACGGCTTGGACGTCGCGCGCGAGCTTCGCGCCTCCGGAAACCGCGTCCCGATCCTGATCCTGACCGCACGCACGGACGAGGTCGACATGGTCGTCGGCCTCGACGCGGGCGCCGATGACTACGTGACGAAGCCCTTCCGCCTGGCCGAGCTTCTCGCCCGCGTGCGCGCCCTCCTGCGACGTCAAACATCCGAACCCGCCGAGGGTGAGCTGCGCGCGCAGGACATCCGCATGGACGTCGCCGCGCACCGAGCCTTCGCCGGAGACACGGAGCTCAGCCTGACGGCCAAGGAGTTCGACCTGCTGCGCGTCCTCCTGCGCGAGGCCGGCTCGGTCGTCGCCAGGGAGACCCTCATGCGAGAGGTGTGGGGTTCTGATCCAACCGGCTCGACCAAGACCCTCGACATGCACGTGTCCTGGCTGCGGCGCAAGCTCGGCGACGACGCCACCGACCCGCACTACATCACGACCGTGCGCGGGATGGGATTCCGCTTCGAGAGCGCGCGCTAA
- a CDS encoding adenylate/guanylate cyclase domain-containing protein yields the protein MDERASSSPAIPDDLTATSYVPRLLGGHLTYSARDLSQATDTPIERVFQFWIALGFQAPSADDPVFSARDLDVFSQWHDLVESGGIDTATSRSLLRANSHLADRLALWQFEALVEDSMRRLNLDDTTARMYVLDHMREYIDVFQEMFTYSWRRQLEATLSRFDREVSQRGHEERHDRFPLNRCLGFVDMVSFTSSSTILGDALVGLIERFEEESRTAVIEEGGRVVKMIGDAILYIADDLSTGLRVVTALIERLNADDEMLPVRASFVRGDVFSRSGDVFGPTVNLASRLVDIAPVGKILTDPATAAAVAAGKGGDGYELEEFPTADLRGFGPVSPYLLSSVPN from the coding sequence ATGGATGAGCGCGCGTCTTCGTCCCCTGCAATTCCTGATGACCTGACCGCAACAAGCTACGTTCCTCGGCTGCTCGGTGGTCATCTCACGTATTCCGCCCGCGACCTGTCGCAGGCGACCGATACGCCGATCGAACGTGTCTTCCAGTTCTGGATCGCCCTGGGCTTTCAGGCTCCCAGCGCCGACGATCCTGTCTTTTCCGCCCGTGACCTTGATGTCTTTAGCCAGTGGCACGACCTCGTCGAATCCGGTGGCATCGACACCGCGACGTCCCGTTCGCTGCTTCGCGCTAACTCTCACCTGGCGGACCGGCTGGCCCTGTGGCAGTTCGAGGCCCTCGTCGAGGACTCGATGCGCCGCCTCAACCTCGATGACACGACGGCGCGCATGTACGTCCTGGACCATATGCGAGAGTACATTGACGTCTTCCAGGAGATGTTCACCTACTCGTGGCGGCGCCAGCTCGAGGCAACCCTGTCGCGCTTCGACCGGGAGGTCTCCCAGCGTGGCCACGAGGAGCGCCACGATCGTTTCCCCCTCAATCGCTGTCTCGGATTCGTCGACATGGTGTCCTTCACCTCCTCCTCCACGATCCTCGGCGACGCGCTGGTCGGACTGATCGAACGCTTCGAAGAAGAGAGCCGCACCGCGGTCATCGAAGAGGGGGGCCGGGTCGTCAAGATGATCGGCGACGCCATCTTGTACATCGCCGATGACCTCTCGACCGGCCTGCGCGTCGTCACGGCTCTCATCGAGAGACTCAACGCTGACGACGAGATGCTTCCCGTGCGTGCCTCCTTCGTGCGCGGGGACGTCTTCTCGCGCTCCGGCGACGTGTTCGGCCCCACCGTCAATCTTGCGTCTCGCCTCGTGGACATTGCGCCCGTCGGCAAGATCCTCACCGATCCGGCGACCGCGGCGGCGGTCGCCGCGGGTAAGGGCGGGGACGGCTACGAGCTCGAGGAGTTTCCCACCGCGGACTTGCGCGGTTTCGGTCCGGTCTCGCCCTACCTGCTGTCAAGCGTGCCGAATTAG
- a CDS encoding Maf family protein: protein MRLVLASASPARRATLIAAGITPIVRVSQVDEDAVLAALPGGRAFSGAATTPADEVGALAEAKCADVCDALCAPDSDSFDADPGALLVVGCDSMLEINGAMQGKPHTPEVARERIRAMRGTTATLWTGHSVALLTPRSSSDRAGSGSRTAAARLTRSASTQVHFGQITDAEIDAYVATGEPLRVAGSFTVDGLGGPFIDGVTGDYHSVVGISLPLLRSMATEMGVFWPDLWDTPRP, encoded by the coding sequence ATGCGCCTCGTTCTCGCCTCCGCCTCCCCCGCCCGCCGCGCGACTCTCATCGCCGCGGGAATCACTCCGATCGTGAGAGTCTCCCAGGTTGACGAGGACGCTGTCCTCGCGGCTCTCCCCGGCGGGCGCGCCTTCTCGGGCGCCGCCACGACTCCCGCGGACGAGGTGGGCGCCCTGGCCGAGGCCAAGTGCGCGGACGTGTGCGACGCGTTGTGTGCGCCCGATTCCGACTCCTTCGATGCCGACCCGGGCGCGCTCCTCGTCGTCGGCTGCGACTCCATGCTGGAGATCAACGGAGCGATGCAGGGCAAACCGCACACCCCCGAGGTCGCACGCGAGCGCATCCGCGCCATGCGGGGCACGACGGCCACGCTGTGGACAGGGCACTCGGTCGCCCTGCTCACCCCTCGCTCATCGTCGGACCGAGCCGGAAGCGGCTCCCGCACCGCCGCCGCCCGCCTGACGCGCAGCGCCTCGACCCAGGTCCACTTCGGGCAGATCACCGACGCGGAGATCGACGCGTACGTGGCCACGGGCGAGCCGCTTCGCGTCGCCGGCTCCTTCACGGTCGACGGCCTGGGCGGCCCGTTTATCGACGGGGTCACCGGCGACTATCATTCCGTGGTCGGCATCTCCTTGCCGCTGCTGCGCTCGATGGCCACGGAGATGGGTGTCTTCTGGCCCGACCTGTGGGATACCCCGCGCCCCTGA
- the dapD gene encoding 2,3,4,5-tetrahydropyridine-2,6-dicarboxylate N-succinyltransferase: MDTSTAWGVGLATITLDGTTLDTWYPAPQLGEPGSDEGAAASLSALERVDEARRVRTVVRTTTIRLDEAPATTEDAYLRLHLLSHRLVRPNSINLDGIFAVLPNVVWTDAGPCAVADFEATRMRLRARDGRPVTVLGIDKFPPMVNYVLPSGVRIADATRVRLGAYLSEGTTVMHAGFVNFNAGTLGRSMVEGRVSQGVVIGDGSDVGGGASTMGTLSGGGKQRVRLGERCLLGANSGLGITLGDDCVVEAGLYVTAGAKVTLIDSSGASQPRTVAARELSGASNILFRRNSQTGRIEAIARAGVVGIELNDALHASN, translated from the coding sequence ATGGACACGAGCACAGCATGGGGCGTCGGCCTCGCAACGATCACCCTGGACGGCACGACACTGGACACCTGGTATCCCGCCCCGCAGCTGGGCGAACCCGGATCCGACGAGGGGGCGGCCGCCTCCCTGTCCGCACTGGAGCGCGTCGATGAGGCCCGCCGCGTGCGCACCGTCGTGCGCACGACGACCATCAGGCTGGATGAAGCCCCCGCCACCACCGAGGACGCCTACCTGCGGCTTCACCTGCTGTCACACCGCCTGGTGCGGCCCAACTCGATCAACCTCGACGGGATCTTCGCGGTGCTCCCCAACGTGGTGTGGACGGACGCCGGGCCGTGCGCCGTGGCGGACTTCGAGGCCACGCGCATGCGACTGCGCGCCCGCGACGGGCGCCCCGTGACGGTCCTCGGGATCGACAAGTTCCCCCCGATGGTCAACTACGTCCTCCCCTCCGGTGTGCGCATCGCCGACGCAACCCGCGTGCGCCTGGGCGCCTACCTGTCCGAGGGCACGACCGTCATGCACGCCGGGTTCGTCAACTTCAACGCCGGGACGCTTGGCCGTTCCATGGTCGAGGGCCGCGTCTCGCAGGGCGTCGTCATCGGCGATGGCTCGGACGTGGGCGGTGGCGCCTCCACGATGGGCACGCTCTCCGGCGGCGGCAAGCAGCGGGTCCGCCTGGGCGAGCGTTGCCTGCTGGGCGCGAACTCGGGCCTGGGAATCACCCTGGGCGACGACTGCGTCGTCGAAGCTGGCTTGTACGTGACCGCCGGCGCCAAGGTCACCCTCATCGATTCCTCGGGCGCCTCGCAGCCGCGCACCGTGGCCGCGCGTGAGCTGTCGGGCGCGTCCAACATTCTCTTCCGGCGCAACTCCCAGACCGGGCGGATCGAGGCGATCGCCCGCGCGGGCGTCGTGGGCATCGAACTCAACGACGCGCTGCACGCATCCAACTAA
- the dapC gene encoding succinyldiaminopimelate transaminase, producing MSLLLPRPLDLPEFPWDQLAPAKARAAEHPGGLCDLSVGTPVDDTPDFIREALADAGNAHGYPTVVGTDEVREAIGAWAARRGMVDVGPAGVIPTIGSKEAVAWIPTLLGVRAGDTVLVPEVAYPTYDIGARLAGATPVPVDPTRPGTWPDATLVYLNSPGNPDGHVMSKDQLRDAIAWARGRGAVIVSDECYAALPWSEPYVSEGVPSLLDANVCDCDPRGLLVLYSLSKQSNLAGYRAALIYGDPALVAPIVTARKHSGLMVPSPVQHAMALALGDTEHVSAQRSVYEARRRLLLEALTRAGLDVDPASAAGLYLWVADPGAPQDSWALVDRFARLGILVAPGDFYGAAARGRVRVALTATDERIAAAAKRIASEWQGR from the coding sequence ATGAGCCTGTTGCTACCCCGCCCCCTGGACCTACCCGAGTTCCCCTGGGATCAACTGGCCCCCGCCAAAGCGCGCGCGGCCGAGCATCCCGGGGGGCTGTGCGATCTGAGCGTCGGCACGCCCGTTGACGACACCCCCGACTTCATCCGCGAGGCCCTCGCCGACGCGGGGAACGCGCACGGCTACCCGACGGTCGTGGGCACGGACGAGGTGCGCGAGGCGATTGGCGCGTGGGCAGCTCGGCGCGGGATGGTCGACGTCGGCCCAGCCGGAGTGATTCCGACGATCGGTTCCAAGGAAGCGGTCGCGTGGATCCCCACCCTGCTCGGCGTGCGCGCCGGGGACACGGTCCTGGTTCCCGAGGTCGCATACCCCACCTACGACATCGGCGCGCGCCTGGCGGGGGCAACGCCCGTGCCCGTGGACCCCACTCGCCCGGGTACCTGGCCCGACGCCACCCTCGTGTACCTCAACTCCCCGGGCAACCCCGACGGGCACGTCATGAGCAAGGATCAGCTGCGCGACGCCATCGCGTGGGCGCGCGGCAGGGGAGCAGTCATCGTCTCGGACGAATGCTATGCGGCGCTGCCGTGGAGCGAACCCTACGTGAGCGAGGGAGTGCCTTCGCTGCTCGACGCGAACGTGTGCGACTGCGACCCCCGTGGCCTCCTGGTCCTCTACTCCCTGTCCAAGCAGTCGAATCTCGCGGGCTACCGCGCCGCGCTCATCTACGGCGACCCCGCGCTGGTTGCCCCCATCGTCACGGCGCGCAAGCACTCGGGACTGATGGTCCCCAGCCCCGTCCAGCACGCCATGGCCCTCGCCCTGGGCGACACCGAGCACGTGAGCGCCCAAAGGAGCGTGTACGAGGCCCGACGCCGCCTCCTCCTGGAGGCGCTGACCCGCGCGGGGCTAGACGTCGACCCCGCTAGCGCCGCTGGACTGTACCTGTGGGTCGCCGATCCGGGCGCGCCGCAAGACTCCTGGGCGCTCGTCGACCGATTCGCGCGGCTCGGAATCCTGGTTGCGCCCGGAGACTTCTACGGCGCGGCCGCCCGCGGCCGCGTGCGCGTGGCGCTCACGGCCACGGACGAGCGGATAGCCGCCGCAGCGAAGCGCATCGCCAGCGAGTGGCAGGGGCGCTAG
- the fdxA gene encoding ferredoxin has protein sequence MTYVIAQPCVDVKDRACVDECPVDCIYEGERTLYIHPEECVDCGACEPVCPTEAIFYEDDLPDEWSDYLRANADFFNQLGSPGGAQKTGVQDYDDPMIAELPPQNEEWKAENM, from the coding sequence ATGACCTACGTCATCGCGCAGCCGTGCGTCGACGTCAAGGATCGCGCATGCGTGGACGAATGCCCCGTCGACTGCATCTACGAGGGTGAGCGCACGCTGTACATCCACCCCGAGGAATGCGTCGACTGCGGCGCCTGCGAACCCGTGTGTCCGACCGAGGCGATCTTCTACGAGGACGACCTTCCCGACGAGTGGTCCGATTACTTGCGCGCCAACGCGGACTTCTTCAACCAGCTCGGCAGCCCGGGAGGCGCCCAGAAGACCGGCGTCCAGGACTACGACGATCCCATGATCGCCGAGCTTCCTCCTCAGAATGAGGAATGGAAAGCCGAGAACATGTGA
- a CDS encoding putative acetyltransferase: protein MSTPESPSVRDLPESGAIEPNRASGAPGVGAQFSARSPGAIPALPWMQFRVGERVVIRYRLADGLHDALGEATEVAPTHVSVATRRGVVRVDARTMVTGKRVPPPPTRQP, encoded by the coding sequence ATGAGCACTCCCGAGTCACCCAGCGTCCGCGACTTGCCCGAAAGCGGCGCTATCGAGCCGAATCGCGCGAGTGGCGCGCCGGGGGTAGGCGCGCAATTTTCCGCACGCTCCCCTGGCGCAATTCCCGCGCTGCCGTGGATGCAATTCAGGGTGGGCGAGAGGGTCGTGATCCGATATCGCCTGGCCGACGGCTTGCACGACGCCCTGGGCGAGGCCACGGAGGTGGCGCCCACGCACGTGAGCGTCGCGACGAGGCGCGGAGTGGTGCGGGTGGACGCGCGCACGATGGTGACGGGCAAGCGCGTTCCGCCCCCGCCGACGCGGCAGCCCTAA
- the typA gene encoding translational GTPase TypA: MSTRPDLRNVAIVAHVDHGKTTLVDAMLWQSGAFSERDTVEKTGERVMDSGDLEREKGITILAKNTAVHYRGPAAQALGLTDGVTVNVIDTPGHADFGGEVERGLSMVDGVVLMVDASEGPLPQTRFVLRKALQAHLPVIVVVNKVDRPDSRIDEVVSETTDLLLSLGEDLMNEGVDIDVDSLMDVPVVYASAKAGKSSLTNPGDGQVPAEDLEPLFETILNRIPGPTFDPDMPLQAHVTNLDASPFLGRLALLRVHNGTLKKGADVGLARHDGSIQRVHISELLATEGLERVSTDHADPGDIVAVAGIEDIMIGESLVDLEDPRPLPLITVDDPAISMTIGINTSPMAGRVKGAKVTARQVKDRLDRELIGNVSLKVLPTERPDAWEVQGRGELALAILVEQMRREGFELTVGKPQVVTKEIDGTLSEPMERMTIDIPEEFLGAVTQLMAARKGRMETMANHGSGWIRLEFVVPARGLIGFRTRFLTETRGTGIASSISEGYAPWQGTIEQRLTGSLVADRAGQATPYAMTNLQERGTFIIEPSSEVYEGQVVGENPRGEDMDVNICREKKQTNTRSATADVYESLTPSRKLTLEESLEFAANDECVEVTPEAVRVRKVVLDAQERFKIAARERRANR; this comes from the coding sequence ATGTCCACGCGTCCTGACCTGCGAAATGTCGCCATCGTCGCACACGTCGATCATGGGAAGACCACGCTGGTTGACGCGATGCTCTGGCAGTCCGGTGCCTTCTCGGAACGTGACACCGTCGAAAAGACGGGTGAGCGCGTCATGGATTCCGGAGATCTTGAGCGGGAGAAGGGCATCACCATCCTGGCCAAGAACACGGCCGTGCACTACCGGGGTCCCGCGGCTCAGGCCCTCGGCCTCACGGACGGTGTGACGGTCAACGTCATCGACACGCCCGGCCACGCCGACTTCGGCGGCGAGGTCGAGCGCGGCCTGTCCATGGTTGACGGCGTCGTCCTCATGGTCGACGCATCCGAGGGGCCCCTCCCGCAGACGCGCTTCGTGCTGCGCAAGGCGCTCCAGGCGCATCTGCCCGTCATCGTGGTCGTCAACAAGGTCGACCGGCCCGACTCTCGCATTGATGAGGTCGTCTCGGAGACGACGGATCTCCTCCTCTCCCTGGGTGAGGACCTCATGAACGAAGGCGTTGACATCGACGTGGACTCGCTGATGGACGTGCCGGTCGTCTACGCCTCCGCCAAGGCGGGCAAGTCCTCCCTGACCAACCCCGGCGATGGACAGGTACCCGCCGAGGACCTCGAGCCCCTGTTCGAAACCATCCTGAACCGCATCCCCGGCCCCACCTTCGATCCGGACATGCCGCTGCAGGCGCACGTGACGAACCTGGATGCCTCACCCTTCCTGGGACGCCTCGCGCTGCTTCGAGTGCACAACGGAACCCTGAAGAAGGGGGCGGATGTGGGCCTGGCGCGTCACGACGGCTCCATCCAGCGCGTCCACATCTCGGAACTCCTGGCCACCGAGGGCCTCGAACGCGTCTCCACGGACCACGCCGACCCCGGCGATATCGTGGCTGTCGCCGGTATCGAGGACATCATGATCGGCGAGTCGTTGGTCGACCTCGAGGACCCGCGTCCGCTGCCCCTGATCACCGTCGATGATCCCGCGATCTCCATGACCATCGGTATCAACACCTCGCCCATGGCCGGCCGGGTCAAGGGCGCCAAGGTCACCGCTCGCCAGGTGAAGGACCGCCTCGACCGCGAACTGATCGGTAACGTCTCCCTCAAGGTGCTGCCGACCGAACGCCCCGACGCGTGGGAGGTCCAGGGACGAGGCGAACTCGCCCTGGCGATCCTCGTCGAACAGATGCGGCGCGAGGGCTTTGAACTCACGGTCGGCAAGCCTCAGGTCGTCACCAAGGAGATCGACGGTACCCTCAGCGAACCGATGGAGCGCATGACCATCGACATTCCCGAGGAGTTCCTCGGAGCGGTCACCCAGCTGATGGCCGCCCGCAAGGGCCGCATGGAGACCATGGCGAACCACGGATCCGGATGGATTCGACTGGAGTTCGTGGTCCCCGCCCGAGGCCTCATCGGCTTCCGTACGCGCTTCCTGACGGAAACGCGAGGCACCGGCATCGCCTCGTCCATCTCCGAGGGCTACGCCCCCTGGCAGGGAACCATCGAGCAGCGCCTCACGGGCTCCCTCGTCGCGGACCGTGCCGGACAGGCCACGCCCTACGCGATGACGAATCTGCAGGAACGCGGAACCTTCATCATCGAGCCCTCCTCGGAGGTCTACGAGGGACAGGTCGTGGGAGAAAACCCGCGCGGTGAGGACATGGACGTGAACATCTGCCGCGAGAAGAAGCAGACCAACACGCGTAGCGCCACCGCAGACGTGTATGAATCCCTGACGCCCTCCCGCAAGCTCACCCTCGAGGAATCCCTGGAGTTTGCCGCAAACGACGAGTGCGTCGAGGTCACGCCTGAGGCGGTGCGCGTGCGCAAGGTCGTCCTGGACGCGCAGGAACGTTTCAAGATCGCCGCCCGAGAGCGTCGAGCAAACCGCTGA
- a CDS encoding D-hexose-6-phosphate mutarotase produces the protein MTMTDIATLSVDIPSGSALVTPFGAHLLSWRPAGHSDILWLSSRAVMDGTRAIRGGIPLCLPWFGSPADSPAAPGAGAGAHGFARTSRWSLLAQTTSADASPATVSFERHHTGETSLLYPHSFCARLDVVVGAELHLSLTLINEDDHPFTIEAAMHTYLRVGDIKDLSIEGLDGAPYDDKLKERRGTQCGDLTAVGPLDRIYTTTQPVHVVDPRLGRRIIVDKSGSGSTIVWNPWAQAAASMADVGEGEWQHFVCVETAAVRERALTLRPGHPHIMTQTLAVETLD, from the coding sequence ATGACTATGACAGACATCGCCACGCTCAGCGTAGATATTCCCTCGGGTTCGGCCCTTGTCACCCCCTTCGGAGCCCACCTGCTGTCATGGCGTCCCGCCGGGCACTCCGACATTCTCTGGCTCTCCTCGCGCGCCGTGATGGACGGAACCCGCGCGATCCGCGGCGGCATCCCCCTGTGCCTGCCCTGGTTTGGCAGCCCCGCGGATTCACCGGCCGCACCGGGCGCCGGGGCCGGCGCCCACGGCTTCGCGCGGACCTCGCGGTGGTCGCTCCTGGCCCAGACGACGTCGGCGGACGCCTCCCCCGCCACCGTTTCCTTCGAGCGCCACCACACGGGGGAAACGTCCCTCCTCTACCCACACTCCTTCTGCGCTCGCCTCGACGTGGTGGTCGGCGCGGAGCTGCACCTGAGCCTGACCCTGATCAACGAGGACGACCACCCCTTCACGATCGAGGCAGCCATGCACACCTACCTGCGCGTCGGCGATATCAAAGACCTCTCGATCGAGGGGCTTGACGGGGCGCCCTACGACGACAAGCTCAAGGAGCGCCGCGGGACTCAATGCGGCGACTTGACAGCCGTCGGCCCCCTCGATCGCATCTACACGACCACGCAACCGGTCCACGTCGTGGACCCGAGGCTGGGTAGGCGCATCATCGTTGACAAGAGCGGATCTGGCTCGACCATCGTGTGGAACCCGTGGGCACAGGCGGCGGCGTCCATGGCGGACGTCGGCGAGGGCGAGTGGCAGCATTTCGTGTGCGTCGAAACCGCAGCCGTGCGCGAACGCGCCCTCACGCTGCGGCCTGGCCACCCGCACATCATGACGCAGACACTGGCGGTGGAGACGCTGGACTGA
- a CDS encoding 1-acyl-sn-glycerol-3-phosphate acyltransferase has protein sequence MALTRALASAYLGVSRWKLSIQPLPDKVIVIGAPHTSNWDGVFMAVAMWKAGRSFSFLVKDSIVKAPVLGWFVKKIGAVPVERGAAHGLVEQVAARIARSDSFTLCITPKGTRSPREFWKSGFYRIAMEADVPIQFGFVDRATRTFGWGPTYRLTGDVRADMDVIRAFYADKVGARPELTSVPRLRSEDDSE, from the coding sequence ATGGCTCTCACCCGCGCACTTGCATCCGCCTACCTTGGGGTCTCACGCTGGAAGCTGTCGATTCAGCCGCTTCCCGACAAGGTCATCGTGATCGGCGCACCGCACACGTCGAACTGGGATGGCGTTTTCATGGCTGTGGCGATGTGGAAGGCGGGACGTAGCTTTTCGTTCCTCGTCAAGGACTCCATTGTGAAGGCCCCGGTGTTGGGCTGGTTCGTCAAGAAGATCGGAGCGGTCCCGGTGGAGCGCGGCGCGGCTCATGGCCTCGTGGAGCAGGTTGCGGCGCGTATCGCGCGTTCCGATAGCTTTACTCTGTGCATCACCCCGAAGGGAACGCGGTCGCCGCGTGAGTTCTGGAAGTCGGGTTTCTACCGCATAGCGATGGAGGCGGACGTCCCGATTCAGTTCGGTTTCGTCGATCGCGCCACCCGCACGTTCGGCTGGGGTCCCACCTATCGGCTCACGGGCGACGTTCGGGCGGACATGGACGTGATCCGCGCCTTCTACGCCGACAAGGTCGGCGCGCGCCCGGAGTTGACGTCGGTGCCCCGCCTGCGCAGCGAGGACGACAGCGAATGA